One window of Chloroflexus aggregans DSM 9485 genomic DNA carries:
- a CDS encoding alpha/beta hydrolase, with protein MTEPYLLPRGNHACLLIHGFVGDPGEMRSLADYLAEAGLTVLGVRLPGHTGHPEDLMAVSWRDWLAAVRQAFDWLTDCYATVSVIGFSLGGALAALLAAERPVHRLVMLATPYRLGGDWRIDVLGVARYVVPWFYLLAQADFSSPDLRASIWRRQPDLDLDDPAIQQMLRRSIKVSVAAIDELRLALAATRRVLPEVRTPVLIVHGRDDNTADPASASAIAARIGGVRCEIVYYPATGHQLLLTGPHRQMIFHRIGRFLSR; from the coding sequence ATGACTGAACCGTATTTGCTGCCACGTGGCAACCATGCCTGCTTACTGATCCATGGTTTTGTCGGTGACCCTGGTGAGATGCGCAGCCTCGCTGATTATTTAGCTGAGGCTGGTCTTACTGTGCTTGGTGTGCGTCTACCCGGCCACACCGGCCATCCCGAAGACTTGATGGCGGTCAGTTGGCGTGATTGGCTTGCGGCTGTGCGGCAGGCATTTGATTGGTTGACCGACTGTTATGCTACCGTTTCGGTGATTGGGTTTTCGCTCGGCGGGGCGTTGGCTGCCCTGCTTGCCGCCGAACGACCGGTGCATCGGTTGGTGATGTTGGCGACACCGTACCGCCTCGGTGGCGACTGGCGGATAGACGTGTTGGGTGTGGCGCGTTACGTTGTGCCGTGGTTTTATCTGTTGGCGCAAGCCGATTTTTCTAGTCCCGATCTGCGGGCTTCCATTTGGCGACGACAGCCTGACCTTGATCTCGATGATCCGGCAATTCAGCAGATGTTACGCCGATCGATTAAGGTGTCGGTGGCAGCGATTGATGAATTACGCCTGGCGTTGGCAGCAACTCGGCGTGTGCTACCGGAAGTACGAACACCGGTGTTGATCGTCCACGGTCGAGATGATAATACTGCTGACCCGGCAAGTGCTTCAGCGATAGCGGCACGGATCGGTGGCGTGCGTTGCGAGATCGTCTATTATCCGGCGACCGGCCATCAACTGTTGCTGACCGGGCCGCACCGGCAGATGATTTTTCACCGGATTGGCCGGTTTTTGTCAAGGTAA